A region of the Chryseobacterium cucumeris genome:
ATTGATCACGAAGCGGCGACCACGTATTCTCTAGTAAATTTGACTGATCCAGTTTAATTTTCTGATCCAGAGAAAGCTTTCCCTGGTCTATGGCATTCAGAACCGCTGCGGCAATGTGAAACTTGAATACACTTTGCATTGGCAGCTTTTTGTCTGCGTTTTTATTGTATGTAAAACCATTTTCAAAACCTAGGACAGAAACGCCCACAGTAGCTTTTTTGTTCTTAAGGATTGAGTTTATTTTCTGTTCTAATAAAGAAGTCTGGGCAAAGGTAAATGCTGAAATCAAAAGGAAAAAGAATGCTGTTTTTTTCATAATATGATCATTAAAAAAGCCCTCTTCTGAAGACCGGAAGAGAGCTGCAATTTAAGACAATTATTACTATTTTAATTCAAAATAATTCAGATTTACTCCATCATTTTCAAAGACGATTCTGATCTTGTTTTCCCCTTTCTGAAGGCTGATGTTTTTTGCAGTAACCGTTTTCCAGTTTTCATTTCCACCCGTAGATGACAATGATACTGTAGCTAAAACTTTTCCGGAAGCCGTTTCAATTCTTATTTTAGCATCGTTGGCAGCAGAATATCTGATGTCCAGAGTATAATTTGCATCTCCTTTTGATCGAAGCGTATACTGAAGCCATTCTCCGGTTTCTGTTTTTCCTACATAATACTGATTGGTAACTTTATCATTACATTTATAAATATCCACCCCGTCATTTCTCATCTGCTGTCCGGAGTTCCACTCCGATCTTTTTGCCGGATCACTTACCCAGAGATTGATAAAATCCTTATCCAGATAGGCAGCACCCATTCTTCCCAAATCATATTCTGAAGCAAATATTCTTCCCGGAGCCTGGTGATTTCTGAAAGGTTTTGTAGAAGCATCTGTAATCTGTCTGAACATCGCATCAATCACATCCCTTTTAATTTCCGTGTTGTTCAGCTTATAATTGTCGGCAATCTGTAATAGAGCTTTTCTTGCATACTCTTTAGAAGGCTTTTCACCTCCGTTTTTCCAGTAATCCAACAGCTTTTCATATTCAGGAGTGATTTTTACATTGGTAATTCCCGCGATATTATCAATCTTTTTCATCGGCCAGAAGGCGTATCCTATATTATGCTTGCCTAAAAGCTGAATCAACTCAGTAAACCATACATTAGAGTTTTCTCCCGTTTCTCCAAGCCATATCGGCATATTGTGTTTCTCTCTGAGATCCAGCGCGAATTGAATGGTTTGATCATCATTGTAATTCCAGTATTTATGAAAGCTGAAAGCCATATTGTTATCCCAGATTGCTGGTAATCCGTTATAATTATTTCCCCAGCCGTTTCCTTCAATAAAAATAATATGTTTTTTATCAACTTCTCTAATAGCTGCAGTGATGTCTTTCTGAAGTTTCCAGAGCGGAGCATTGGATATTTCATCTGTACCATTCGGGTTTTTACCTGTGAAGTTGATGTTAGGTTCATTAATCAGATCATAGCCTCCAATCCATGGATTATCTTTATACCGCTCAGCTAGTTTTTTCCAAAGCGCAATCGTTTTTCTCTGGTTTTCTTCATTAGCCCAAAGTGAAGGCTTGGATTTGTCATTATCAGAGATGTTCGCATCATTTCCCTGACCTCCCGGAGCTGCATGCAGATCCAGAATAAGGTATATTTTATTATCGGTGCACCATTGAAGAAGATCATCAGTCATTTTAAAACCTTCCTCCAGCCATGTATCTTTTCCTTTTGCAGGTTCTTTTTCAATAGGAAGGGTGTAAAGGTTGTAATGCATCGGCAACCTTATCGAATTGAATCCTGCTTTGGCTAAAAAGTCGATATCTTGCTTTGTGATTCCATTTTTCAGGTAAGCTTTGTAGAACTCATTCATTCCGTCTTCACCAATCAGTTCAGCAATTTTCTCCTTAATCTTATACTGTGGGCCGGCGAAATCAGCAGTTTTCAGCATATATCCTTCCTGTAGCATCCAACCGCCGAGCCCAAGGCCTTTCAATTGAATATTTTCACCTTTATCATTAACGATTTTTTGTCCTGAAGTCTTCAGTAATTGTGATGTCCCAAATTGAGACAATAAAAGTGCGGATAATAGAATGGCTCTTTTCATAGTAGTTTCAATGATTTAAATAATAGGAATTTTTTAGAAATTAGTCATAATGAATGGTGGCATCATAGTAAGAATCTACATTCAGACCATTTATTCTGCCAGGAATCCATTGCGTGTGTAAAACAAAATCTTTCAATTGTTTATTGAATTGTTTTTCAAATATATTGTTTTTTTTGTTTTGAAATTCACTTTTTACTGATAAATCCTTAATTTTTCCGTTTTTAGTAATAATAAAAGAAGCTGAAGTGTAGGAATAAAACTTTTCCTTTTTTGATTTATATCCTTGGGGAGTAGGAAATTTTTTTAGATAATCAGTTTGTAGTTTTTCAAACTGATTGTCTGCGGTAGAGTTAGGATAGCGCGAAATATCATCACATTCTTCATATGAAAATATTTCATCGGGATGATTTTTTATAAACAGTTGCTTTGCGGTAAAGCGCAATGAGTCTATAAATTTCTTTCCGAATCTTTTTAAAATAAGTCTGTTCATCTCGATTTCCCGGCAGTTTTCATACTGATCATTCGGAAACCTTACACAAGATATGGGAATTTGCTGTGTTTTTATATGATTCTGATTCAGAAGCTCTATAAATTCCTTTTCACCCAGATAATCATAGCCTAAGCCAGAGAAATTGGTCCAGGTATAATTTTTATAATTGAAATCATTTTGTGCCTGCTTTTTTTGATCATCACAATCTATCTCGTAACCATTTTTTTTCTGATGACAAGATAGCATTGTGATTGCTGCCAAAAATAGTGCAGACTTTATTTTCATGTTAACTGATCAGTTTCATAATCTCTAAAGCCACTTTCAATGCTTCAGTTCCATCTTCAAGAGAAACTTCTACATTTTTGTCGCCAGTAATCGCATCAGCGAAAGAATTTAATTCGTCCAGAATAGCATTGTTAGGCTGGATATTTGGATATTCAAACAGAATCTGGTTCTTTTCTCCCTCTGCATTTTCAATGATCATATCAAATGGAGTAGGGTTTTCAGGAGCATCTTTCATTCTGATCACTTCAGCCTTTTTCTCAAGGAAGTCAACGGAAATATAAGCATCTTTCTGGAAGAATCTGCTCTTTCTCATCGCCTTCATAGAAATTCTGGAAGTCGTAAGGTTGGCCACACATCCGTTCTCGAACTCTATTCTTGCGTTGGCAATATCCGGAGTTTTGCTGACTACACAAACACCACTTGCGTGGATATTTTTCACTTTGGATTTCGCAATGCTTAATAAGATATCAAGATCGTGAATCATAAGATCCAATACCACAGAAACATCTGTACCACGGGGATTAAATTCAGCCAGTCTGTGGATTTCAATAAACATCGGAGTACTGATGTATTCCTTG
Encoded here:
- a CDS encoding cellulase family glycosylhydrolase, producing the protein MKRAILLSALLLSQFGTSQLLKTSGQKIVNDKGENIQLKGLGLGGWMLQEGYMLKTADFAGPQYKIKEKIAELIGEDGMNEFYKAYLKNGITKQDIDFLAKAGFNSIRLPMHYNLYTLPIEKEPAKGKDTWLEEGFKMTDDLLQWCTDNKIYLILDLHAAPGGQGNDANISDNDKSKPSLWANEENQRKTIALWKKLAERYKDNPWIGGYDLINEPNINFTGKNPNGTDEISNAPLWKLQKDITAAIREVDKKHIIFIEGNGWGNNYNGLPAIWDNNMAFSFHKYWNYNDDQTIQFALDLREKHNMPIWLGETGENSNVWFTELIQLLGKHNIGYAFWPMKKIDNIAGITNVKITPEYEKLLDYWKNGGEKPSKEYARKALLQIADNYKLNNTEIKRDVIDAMFRQITDASTKPFRNHQAPGRIFASEYDLGRMGAAYLDKDFINLWVSDPAKRSEWNSGQQMRNDGVDIYKCNDKVTNQYYVGKTETGEWLQYTLRSKGDANYTLDIRYSAANDAKIRIETASGKVLATVSLSSTGGNENWKTVTAKNISLQKGENKIRIVFENDGVNLNYFELK
- a CDS encoding Gfo/Idh/MocA family protein translates to MLKAGLVGAGHLGKIHLKLLNQSDRYEFVGFHDKDIENGKKLEAEFGYKYFENFDELLEQIDMLDIVTPTVYHYDYALKAIEKGLHFFIEKPVTQTLEQAEEILRLCQEKGIKAQVGHVERYNPAFIATKEYISTPMFIEIHRLAEFNPRGTDVSVVLDLMIHDLDILLSIAKSKVKNIHASGVCVVSKTPDIANARIEFENGCVANLTTSRISMKAMRKSRFFQKDAYISVDFLEKKAEVIRMKDAPENPTPFDMIIENAEGEKNQILFEYPNIQPNNAILDELNSFADAITGDKNVEVSLEDGTEALKVALEIMKLIS